Sequence from the Gloeocapsopsis dulcis genome:
AGACTGACTTAATGTTTTAACAATTAGACTTTGACTTGCTAAACAAACCTTCACGTTTGGTTACAAGCATCCTAAAAACTTAACAGGTATAGCAGAGGTCACGGTTCAGAGTTGTCTTCGGATTTGCTTGTTCAGCGACCTCTTGAAACGAGTATCCTAGAGTCGAGTTACAGCGATCGCTCGTTGTCTGCAACAATTACCCTTGCTTAAAGTTGGAAATGTCAGTTAAAAATATTCTATTTTCGGTCTTTCTGCTATTTGTCCCCATCTCCTTTGCAGCCCACTTTTTAGAATGGGGTGAATTAGCAGTTTTTATCACCGCTGGACTTGCAATTTTGCCATTAGCTGCCTGGATGGGTACTGCTACTGAAGAAATTGCTGTCGTGGTAGGACCAATTCTAGGAGGATTACTCAACGCTACATTTGGTAATGCAACTGAACTGATCATTGCGTTGATTGCTTTGAGGTCGGGTCTTGTTGATGTTGTTAAAGCAAGTATTACAGGCTCAATTATTGGAAATTTACTGCTAGTCATGGGGCTATCGATGCTACTCGGAGGTTTGCGCCATAAAGAACAAGAATTTCAACCTGTTGTCGCGCGAGTCAATGCAGCCTCAATGAATTTAGCTGTGATTGCCATTTTAGTACCAACGACAGTTGACATTACTTCCAGCGGAATTAGCGAAACTACGATCCAAAACCTTTCGATTGCAGTTGCTGTGGTATTAATGTTGGTATACGCACTCACGCTAATTTTTTCCATGAGAACGCATTCTTATCTCTACGATGTGGGTGTCGCAGAAACCGAATCAGAAGCACATATCGAGAAGCCCAATTTGTGGTTGTGGGTGGGAGTTCTATTGGCAGCGACCGTGTTAGTTGCGATCGAATCAGAATTCTTAGTGGATTCCCTCGAAGTTGCTACATCACAACTAGGACTAACTGCACTCTTTACAGGGGTCATTCTCGTTCCCATCATTGGTAATGCTGCAGAACACGCTACTGCAGTCACCGTAGCAATGAAAAACAAAATGGATCTTTCGCTTTCTGTCGCTGTGGGATCAAGTTTACAAATTGCGCTATTTGTCGCCCCAGTTTTAGTTTTAGTTGGTTGGATATTCGGTCAACCAATGGATTTAGACTTCAACCCATTTGAACTTGTCGCCGTTGCTGTATCAGTACTTATTGCCAATTCCATCAGTTCTGACGGTCGTTCTAACTGGTTAGAAGGCATACTACTCCTTGCCACCTACATAGTACTCGCACTAGCTTTTTACTTTCATCCCATCATTGACGGTATTGGCTAAAAATGCTTATTGGGGCGAGGTCAAAAGGTAAAATGCTACTTCTCATAACACTCGCCCCTCACTCCTCTCTAACGATGCATATGCTGATCTAACAGATGTTGTGCTCTAGGCTTGTAAATCAGATAAAATAGCGCTTCAAGGTAACGCAATAAATCTTCGCGGTTTTCCTTGGAAGTAAAATTCCAGAAACCATAGATTCTTGCTAGAGATAGCAGCCTTGTTGTGTGAATTTTCCAGGTGTAGGTGCTGTAAACTCGATCTATTGCTCGGGTAGAAATTTCATACCAGTAGTTAGGGTTTTGTTCGCACTTGGTAACAAAATCAAGAATTTTCTCGGCAGTTTCCTCTAAATGTGTGGGGTTGATGTAAAAGCCATTCACTTTGTCGTGAATAATTTCCAAAGGACCGCCAAACTGCGTTGCAAACGTTGGTAATCCTGAAATCATTGCTTCTAAAATTGTCAGACCAAATGCTTCAAACAATGCTGGTTGGACAAAAACTCCTTGATGATCAGCAATAACGCGATAAATTTCACCAGATTCAGTTTTAGAAAGCCGTACTCCTAGCCAGCGAAACTTACCATGTAGATTGTATTGGTCAATGATCCCGTAAAGCTTTTCAATTTCGTCACGTTCTTCGTTGTCGCCCGACTCTTCTACCCGCAACTTACCCGCAACTAAGATTAAATTGCAATGTTCTTGCAATTCTGGACTCTTACCAAAGCATTCGGCTAAGCCAGTCAGGTTTTTAATGCGGTCAAGACGCGCCATTGAGAAAATGGGACGCTTTGTAGGATCGTCAAGTTTCCCAAAGATTTGACTGGGATCTTCTTGTGTAAACAGCAATTCTTCCATGCGGTTGCGATCGCTTTCGGTGCGATCCTCCCAGCGCGAGTATGGGAAATAGTATGTTTCGTTAACTCCAGGAGGTACTACGTTAAATTTGGGACTAAATAACTCAATTCCACTGACAACGTGATACAACTCTGGCATGGTAAAGCACTTGTATGACTCGTACTGCCCCACACTATCTGGTGTCCCGACGATTTCTTGATAGGTACTGCTAATGATAAAATTAGCCGCATTCATCGCAATTAAATCAGCAGTGAATTGCAAGGAGAAGTGGTACTTCTCTTCTAAGTCTTGCCAGTACAAGTTACTAAACAGGTACTTCGACTTTTCCAAAGCGTGAGCAATATTACACTGCGTTACCTTCATCCGGCGAGCAAGTAAAAATGCCACCAGATTGCCATCGGTGTAGTTGCCAATAATTAAATCTGGATTACCGCGTAACTCCGAACGTAGTTCTTTTTCAGAATCAAGCGCAAAAGTTTCTAAATAAGGCCAAAACTCAAAGCGCGAAATCCAGTTTTGCGTCATTTTAGGATTAAATTCGCGTAACGGTACGCGCAAAATCCAAGCATTCTCTGTGCCGTGAACTTTTTCTAGACGCTGGTTACACAGAGTCCCATCGCTGTTTGGAATCAACCGACTGAGGATAATCACTTTTGGCTGGACGTTGAGGACATCTAATCCAGCAAGTGTCGTATCTTCTTGTAACTGTTTTTCTAAACTTCTTGCTTGGTCAAGGACATAAACAACTTGACCGCCAGTGTCAGGTCTTCCTAAAACTCCCTCTTGACCAAACCAACCGTGGGCGGACACCAACACGATCTTAAACACCATCGGAATACGAGAAATGAAGGCTTCCAGTGTTTGGTGATCTGGAGAGTCAATCAATTCATCGAGGATTTCTAAAGTTTCGGCAACTCGACCCGCAGTATTTCCCCAACCAGGTTCAAAGCCCATTGGTTGCAGTGCGTAGCGAAATTTCTCATAGGGTTCTTCTCTGTCTAGTTTACCGACATAGGTTAACGCTTTTTTGATTTGATCTGAAAGTTGTTGCTGCGACTGAATTTGTCCGTTAATCAGCAGTTGGCTGCCTTCATATTGATGCAAGCGCAGGAAGTCAAATAAACTCTCTAGCCATTGCCGTGGATCTTGGAAGAGTTTACTCGATAAATAACGGTTAATATATTGTACCCCTTTACCAATATTTTTTGGGTCACGAATTGCAGGGGAGTAATCGTAAAATGGTTGAAAATCGAGTTCTAAAATATCACCTTCATTAGGATGGTAACGATTCACAAAGCGATCGCGCACATCCAAGAGTTCCTGGACTGTTAGTTCCTCAGCATTGAGATCGTCAGTTAACCGATAAACTTCCTGACTCGCGATTTTTGGACGAATAATTAAGCACAGGTTGCCATCTTCTTGTAAAATTTCTTGAGTATAATAGATCAGCTTACTCAAGTTAGAAGATTGGATAAAATCTCCTGATTTTTGATGCTTCACACAATAATCTGCGTAGGTACTCAGAATATCGTTACGTAATAAATAACGCTTTTCCTGATGACGAATTTCACTAATAAACGAGCGTAGATCGCTTTTCTCTTCACAATTAATGACAGCCTGGATTAACTCCGACATGAGCACTCCCTACATTGAAACATTACCTTTATAACAACTAAATGGAAAAATTTTCAGTTTGTTTCTCATCCAAACTTGAAAAATAATGCGATCGCCTGCTGCTCTACAACACCACAATAAAAGTGACTTTTT
This genomic interval carries:
- a CDS encoding sucrose synthase; the encoded protein is MSELIQAVINCEEKSDLRSFISEIRHQEKRYLLRNDILSTYADYCVKHQKSGDFIQSSNLSKLIYYTQEILQEDGNLCLIIRPKIASQEVYRLTDDLNAEELTVQELLDVRDRFVNRYHPNEGDILELDFQPFYDYSPAIRDPKNIGKGVQYINRYLSSKLFQDPRQWLESLFDFLRLHQYEGSQLLINGQIQSQQQLSDQIKKALTYVGKLDREEPYEKFRYALQPMGFEPGWGNTAGRVAETLEILDELIDSPDHQTLEAFISRIPMVFKIVLVSAHGWFGQEGVLGRPDTGGQVVYVLDQARSLEKQLQEDTTLAGLDVLNVQPKVIILSRLIPNSDGTLCNQRLEKVHGTENAWILRVPLREFNPKMTQNWISRFEFWPYLETFALDSEKELRSELRGNPDLIIGNYTDGNLVAFLLARRMKVTQCNIAHALEKSKYLFSNLYWQDLEEKYHFSLQFTADLIAMNAANFIISSTYQEIVGTPDSVGQYESYKCFTMPELYHVVSGIELFSPKFNVVPPGVNETYYFPYSRWEDRTESDRNRMEELLFTQEDPSQIFGKLDDPTKRPIFSMARLDRIKNLTGLAECFGKSPELQEHCNLILVAGKLRVEESGDNEERDEIEKLYGIIDQYNLHGKFRWLGVRLSKTESGEIYRVIADHQGVFVQPALFEAFGLTILEAMISGLPTFATQFGGPLEIIHDKVNGFYINPTHLEETAEKILDFVTKCEQNPNYWYEISTRAIDRVYSTYTWKIHTTRLLSLARIYGFWNFTSKENREDLLRYLEALFYLIYKPRAQHLLDQHMHR
- the cax gene encoding calcium/proton exchanger — its product is MSVKNILFSVFLLFVPISFAAHFLEWGELAVFITAGLAILPLAAWMGTATEEIAVVVGPILGGLLNATFGNATELIIALIALRSGLVDVVKASITGSIIGNLLLVMGLSMLLGGLRHKEQEFQPVVARVNAASMNLAVIAILVPTTVDITSSGISETTIQNLSIAVAVVLMLVYALTLIFSMRTHSYLYDVGVAETESEAHIEKPNLWLWVGVLLAATVLVAIESEFLVDSLEVATSQLGLTALFTGVILVPIIGNAAEHATAVTVAMKNKMDLSLSVAVGSSLQIALFVAPVLVLVGWIFGQPMDLDFNPFELVAVAVSVLIANSISSDGRSNWLEGILLLATYIVLALAFYFHPIIDGIG